The Gouania willdenowi chromosome 14, fGouWil2.1, whole genome shotgun sequence nucleotide sequence catttttaaaaacttttttcatattagcaaatttgttttttctacatttcagatcttgaaaagttttttttaatgtatactTTGTTGTTGccatcagtgttgtttttgtcgaCGATGACGAAATGATTTTGTTGACGCCCCTTTTCTCCATGACGTGAACGAGACGGTGACGAGCTAAACAAAACATGACGATACATGGTTGAGTTTTCGTTGACATGACGAGACTGGATGAAAATGTTAGCAGGTGGCCTGTCAGACGTTCAAAATGCACCACATTTCCACATATTGTGTGGTGGGTGACCTGTCtgtcaaaagtttaaaaaaaaaaaaaaaaaaagatatatatcagCAATGCCTTGTTCGGTCACGCCCACGTCTGCGGTCActattcaattcagttcaattttatttttatagcgctAATTATAACAAAAGTCATCTTAAAGCGctgtcaaaatataaaatttgtaataaaaacgCAAATGGGAAAAAGTATAAGctacagtgggaagaaaaaactcccttttaacagttTTTCTAACAGGAAAgaaggtggcagccatctgtttccactggttggggttagtggacagaaggatagaaggatagaacatcacagtgtcccagactagttgagtcgtgaaccacagatcaggaactgtcatcatcagcttctcgacacctgaaacagaagagagagagaaggacgaggagaaggcactgactgcagaaaaacacgaTACATTATCAGCAGGTCTGTTGCATAgaaacacctggtgctaaactgtgtgagtggaatgagaatgagtcATCAGTGTGTCACATACAGTACACATGATTgagtttattcattcattaatgcAGAATGATGGCAGCATCAACAAAGTGGGTGATCAGAAGTGACTAAACCATCATGTGTAACTGTTCCTGTGCAGCAGCCTGATGGAGGTTGATTCTCCAGGGCTGACATCACTGTTTCACTCACAGTTTCATTGGAAAGCTGCCTACTGGTTACAGAACTGGGCTTGTAACTGGAGGGTTGAAGGTTCAAATCCACTGTGGGGCCTTCAGCAAGTCCCATACACATAATTGCTTCCAGGACtctcttgaaaaagagattattaatctcaatgagacttTCCTTTTGTGAAAAACAAGTCTGAGAAATGCTGCAGCTTTTATTCCATTAACTGTTGTTCACTAAACATTTGCAGCTAAAGTAAAGTAACACTTTTCCTCTAATCGTTCAGACATCTCTCCTCCTGATACATTTACTCTCTGCTCTACCGCtccctctctctcacacacacacacacacacacatgcctgAAAAAATCCACACACTTAAACTTTAAATACAACCTGTAAACGTTCATTCCACTTTCAAACATTTATTGTCCTAAATTAATagaataatgataattaaaaaactaaaattagactaaaacctttttaagtttttgtcgactaaaattcaactaaaaatatcagactttaaaatgattaaaatgtgattaaaacaaatgaGCATTTTTGTCCATAAGACTAAAACACTTTTTGCCATTAcaactttttctaaaaaaaccaaaaaacttcTAGACTATTCAGGAATTAATTTCAGCACTTTTTCTCCAGTATGTTAAAtcttttatttatcttaatttATCCAATCAAAGACGGTCAGTCTCTGGCCTttcagaaattgtttaaaagtttggtgaaacttttttttttttactttaaaacatttttttaaggaCTTCTATGACCTAAAAAACATCTTGGGATTGTaaagaaaatgttgttttgaagtgacttcctgtttattttctgttgttttttttcctgcagcagTGGCCGATGTACATGGTGGACTACAGCGGAGTGAACGTGCAGGTTCCAGGGAAAGTGAATTACTGAAAGACTAAATGCAGCAAAGGGACGAGAAACTAAAAGAGGAGACTATGGACATGAGATAAGTCTGTGGACTGAATAATGAGAGCTGTGAATGTATGAGGGGCGGGGCTTGTTTTTAGCCGCTGAGCCATTGGACTCTAGGAAAATAAGGATCGGTAATCAGatgtttgtactttttatttattatatttattgagATATAACATTACGTGCAGGgatgtaaaatatattatctGAGGACTACGGTCGCACTAACACTGATGCTACTAGCACCTCAGTAACTACGGCTAAACGCTGGAATCACGTGGAACAGCAGCAGTGAAGTGTCTTAAACGAGCTTTGGATCCAACAGCAGGACGACCTGCAGCCAAACCCAGAACTTTTTTAATGTTAGCGCCACATTAGcggatgtaaaaaaaagaagaaaaaaaaaaagcgttgtTTTGAGTCGGCCTGAATGTATCACGTAAAGAGGAACGGTATGTATTTCTGCAATGACTGTCTCTGGACTAACCATATTTAATATGCTGTACCTTAACGCCAACCAGgcctttgaaataaaatgtgttgccTTGCACTTTCACTTTGTCCTGATTTGTTCacataaaaaatatcaaatcaactgaaaatacaaatattttgacTGCTTTATTAAAGATTTGATTAGCACAGAATCAGGACATGTCTTTACTTTTCCATTTCTGCAGATCACAATAAAGAAGGTAAGCAGCATTTAATGTGACCCTGATGGACCTGTGAGCgttccaaccatccatccattaatgACACAGCGTTATTTATTTGCATCTTTTCTTTATTGCAGATTGCTTCCCTTCCTGTTGGGTTTGTACACGTTAACCACGCGCTGAGCCGTCAACACAGGAATGCGTTAGAAATAGTTTGATGACCTTGATTGTCGTAGTGAGATTCCCTTAACCAGAGCTTAATGGATACGATGCGTCTCTGTCCTCATGTCCACACACTGGAAGTGATGAAAATCACGCCTTTGTCCAACAAAAAGGAAAAGTCAAACATCtgcaaatgttttaaataaaaacgtaCTCCACCGATCCGCAGCAGAAACTCGTGTTTGTATTTACAGCCGTGAGGTTTCACCTCCTGGTTATTGTCCGTCAGAACTAAAGTGCTCGATGAGATTCTTACGCTAAGATACCATGATGTGCGTGTGTGGCGTAACtttagaaaaacacatttccagTTGGATAGAAGCAGCTCAGAGTGAGAAGTCCTCCTGGGGAATCTGCTGGGTCCTAGCTGCAGTTGGGTGCGGTTCCAGCAGGTTGGAGGCAGTCCTCGCTCACGCCCTGAGAGGCCAGCTCCGACAGGACGTTGTCCAGGTAGTTGGGGTCAGGGAACCCGTGGCCCGACAGGTTGGACATCATCTCAGTCTTGTGGTGGATGCCGTTCCAAACCACCGTGTCCGGTTCTCCTGTAGTACTGGACGTTCCCACGATGAAGATGAGCCGACGCATCCACGCCACTTTCAGCAGCTCCAACAcctgtttacacacacacactatatcaCCACCTACcgtacttcaaaataaaacacacctttctctttctttcccGAAGCCAAACCCACAAGTTGAAAACCTTAAGTAAAAGTCTTTTATGATGTGGTTTCTGAGTTTTGATTGGTGCTGTAGGTCATGTGATCATAACAAAAATGATTTAGCTTCTTTAGCAATGGTTTCTCTGGTTTGTTACCAACTCACTGACCCAATTTAACACCCATTTTGTATTAATTAAATATCCTCCCAAAAACCCATAATGTGGAGGAAACTCATCATTAATGTGCTAGGACAGAACGCTGTGAACAGACAGGCTCTTTAGcaatgaccttttgtgtcttgccctccttgtggaaggtgtcaatggtcgtcttttggacaactgtcaggtcagcagtcttccccatgattgtgtagcctacagaACGAGACTGGAtaccatttaaaggcctttgcaaggcaccaggtgtcttcaatattgaacctctccacaatattttaattttctgagatactcaatttggggttttcattagttttcagttataatcaacattaaaataaataaacacttgaaatatgtcagtctgtgtgaaaagaatgtatacattatacaagtttcactttttgaatggaattactgaaataaatccactttttcatgatattctaattttaagaccagcacctgtagattatgattccttccttcctttttagCTTCTCAtctgttttgttaaaaaacataatacatttGTTATTTATCAGTTATCATCATCCTCAAAAGTTTAAGATTGTTGGTTAAACCATTAGTTCTGTTGCCATGACTACACACCAAAGACTTTTTGTCTTTGAAGGAGTTCACCCTGTAGTATGTGTTTACCTTCCGTCCTTTGTCGTTGTCCGGTAAGAAGCAGAATCGAGGGAAGCCTCTGCATGTGTACGGCTGTCCTGGGTTGGGATGTTCGGGGCCCTAcgattgaaaataaataaataaacttaaataAACTTAGCGTTTGATCAATATGAAGTAATTACACAGTCATCAACATAccccaccagattggttgtcattaaaACTCTCAACCTTTTCCTAACTGTCCTAAATCGAACTTAGATGTACACATTAGAAAGTatcatcacatcagaatataaaattactatcttcaacggtttctgagaaaagctgtcccctttgaaggtACGGCAAAAAACGGCACAAGAGCAATAACTTTGGAagaaactccatcaaggtattgataccctgaagccacacaccaaatttggttatcctatcttaaacgatttctaagaaaacttgtcccctttgaagatacggCAAACAGTCAAAAAgccggaacaagggcaataaatctggaaaaaatttttttgcacttctcattttcgaacgccatcaaggtattgatacctttAACTCGGATGGACGGATGCACGaacagagctcaaacctatatccactttccacactttgtggtgggggataataAAGTCTACTTAAACTGAAACTCactaaaataatgtaataatcgCAGAACAGCAGCAGCTCAATACAAATCCTATTAAAGCTGCTGCAGTTTTGAATCAGAGAAGCATTATTTATTCTCTGCAGTGTTTACAGACACAGTGACACAGATTAACACTGTGTTCCTGGAGGTTTGCGGTGCTACTAACGTACCTGTATCCCAGGTGGAATGCTGTAGATGATCTGGATGGTTCCACAGTCGGGGTGACCCGGCAGTGCCTGACTGATGCTATAAATCTCCATCTTTCCTTTGGGCTGCGTGCCCGTCTTTTCCCCGTAGATCGTCTTACAGGACGGACACTGCAGGCTGCCGTCCTTTAGGAGCAGAGACCACCATGGTAACAGATCAAAGCATAAAAGAGACCACCATGGTAACAGATGAAAGCATAGAAAAGACCACCATGGTAACGGATCAAAGCATTGATCAGAGGAGCCACATTGGCCCTCAGAGTCAGGAgtgaaacatgtaaaacaagactagaacacacacaaccacagtCTACATTCTATGCACTATATCTATAACACTGCAGTAACCACTTATGTTTTCAGGTTGTCATAATTTGCATCTTGttctggtttatttttcatCTTGGTATATTTATGCTTACATACAGTTATTATTATGTTACTATGTTGTTTCTCAGAGCAAGTGGAAGGAAACGTGTTTGACAATTAACTTtacatttggcaaaaaaaaaaaaagctacctATTATGGGGTTAAAGTAGATTACAGTTTGagattgttttaatttgtaaaaggataataaataaaaaaaaatttaaagtttttttctcttttttttttacttgtgtgcacatgctgtcaaaggtcaacactacaagaagtgcaatcgttatgagacagcaatgtatgttttgttattgcaataaaataaattgatttattttattgcttaattgtgaccatcaccagccctccctaaggaagggcaaGAGaccttttattatagggaggatataaaaaagggagagcagtgttgcACCTAGGTGGTGTAACACTGCTAAAAGTTAATTTTTtccaccccaaggttgaaaaacagtgtTACTCAAAAGggaagtcaaataattcagcagctAACTGATGTTAAATGGAAGACCAATAAtcgtaaatgtatttgtaatcaaatggttacatttgtgttattttcagATTGTGTTGACACTGATGATAGGAGCTGCTTTCAGACTCTTATTGGTTGATCGTTGTTGCCTTGACGTGATGCGAGTGGCGTACCTTGGTCCCGTTGTTGTACATGGCCAGCATACAGAGCATGTGCAGCGTGTGTCCACATTTGATGAACTTTCCCACAGCGTCGGGCAGCACGTTCAGTGCCCCGCCCTCAGAGGACGGCGTCTCGTAGCCTGATGGGTTGGACAGCTGGTCCATGCAGATGATGCAGTCCTgggagacagacagagagacgtgGGTGAGATACTAATGCACGACTTTATGACTTCATATTTGTGCCACAATTCTGTAGCAGCAAAGGCAAACTGTAGCACTAATCTAACGGCATAGCGTTTTGTCTTCTGCAGAATGCAAACGTGAGGTTTTTACCTCATCTGCCACTCCCGCCACCACCTGCATGTAGCGCTGAATCACGTCCTCGGGTCTCTGAGTGGAGGCTGAAGGATCACAGACAGAGAAAAATGGAGAGAAGGTGAAAACAGGAAAGAATCAATGACGAGAAGAGGAAAAACACCACGTGCTTCACAAGGAGACGCTACTGCAGAAGTATCGGAAAGATGAAAATGAATGACGGCTGaatgagtgacacacacacacaaggcctTCAATAATTGCTTGAGGATTCATTTATGGTTGCCAGATTCTGctgaagaacaacaaaaatattagtgGTTGCATCTGCGTTCTTGGTTCACATAcccaaaaaaagtttaattggTCCCAgtatagattaaaaataaatatattttctaaTTATGCATTTCAGTTAAACTTGTGGAGAAGTAGCAGATAAACTACTGATATGtagactaaaaaataaatacattctaaATGACATTTTCTCAATAATAagcaaatgtaaataaaatatgtacatattttttgctctgcaagaaatatttttttcttgcataACATGAATCAAACTCGTGGTTTGTGTGCCCAAATTAGGCATTAATCAAGTTATTTGGTAAATCAATATAAGGTCAGTAACTGAATGTTTCACACCTTATGGAGCTCCTataatttatttacttattcaaATGTATTCGATTCATATAGCGCCTTTTTGGACACTCAGTGCTTtacattgcatttttgttttactccacacacagtggtggtaggctactattgtagccctggggcagactgatggataCGTATACAACCGTTTacataaaatgtaatgttacaTTAATGGTTTCcatcaaaacaacatcaaaatgcCATATGTAGTTAGACttatttcaatcattttaattatttatattatttttttaataaacttctAGTAAAACTTTCCAAAGATTCTCAAAATAATGACTGTGAAGGtcatgtgtgtcaaactcaaggtttgTGGGCTAAATCTGGCCAGCCAGGACATCCATTTTGGCCCGTGGGATGAATGAAAGCATGACACAGTTGGTGTAAAGTTTACACCTGAGGAAACCTTAAGGTATTCATATATGTAGCAGTATTGTATCAagcacacaataataataattcagactgtacttttttccctataaaaCTACCCCAGGATATTAAGCAGGCCGATGTAGTTTAGTGTGACTGTGTGAAGTCCCTGTTAGCCGTTAGCTACAGTTAGCTGGTGATAGATGAGCTAAAGGGCTGAATGTGAGCGAGCTGATGAGATGCTTCTGAAGCCACAGCAGATGGATGCAATAacagaggatgatgatgatgatgatgatgaagggaCTGGGAGTTGGTAGCTACCTCTCCTGTGCTGCCTCTTAGCTCTCCTAACtgaactgctgctgctgctgggtggggggagcagaggaggaggcagACACAGAGTGGctggatgctgctgctgctgctgctgctgaggaagaggaggaggaggaggaggaggggcggAGGTGAAGTGCACGCCAAGTCCTACCGCCGACATCAAAATGGAGGCCATGCCTGGAGCGGGGCGGGGTCGATGATGGTGTAGAAGCGGGGCGGGGTCGGGTGAGGGTGGAGGGCGGGTGGAGATATGGATATATTACCAACCACAGCTTTTAGATACCAGGTATCATAcaatatcagtgtgtgtgtgtgcgtgtgtgtgtgatgcacaGTAACTTCATAATAAATATGGTTTGGCACATTTGTGTTTTACAGTTTGCAGACCAACCTCTCCATACCTTATGTATCGATTGATTTCAGTGTTTATGTGCAGCACTTTGTTCCCTTGTGTTGATTCACACATGAAGCTGGATTTCATTGGCCAGCACCACtacttgctaagctaactagTCCTTTCACTCTGACAGGCATGAGCCCTTTTGCACTTttctcaccaaaaaaaaaaagatgaacaaaacaaGATGTTGTGACGACGTGAGCAAACGCTCAGCATGTTGTCTGGAAACAGGCCAACTTGTCTGCGGACTCACGGAGCAtctgtatttcaatacatctgagcactaaagcatcttctgagcagagtttaacgtgtgatttatgtttctgtgtcacatcGACACTGTAGTTACTCCATCAGCCTGTTGCATGAATGTGCGTCAGCAGCTTTAGTCTGTCAGCACACATTGCACAGAGATCCTCTGCACTTATCACGACTGTACTTGGTCCGTATCATAAAAATCACGACTTGGATGGGATTAAAGCAGCAATCTGCActaaatgcagaaaatggaGACGTAGACTAGAGCTCACAGTCAAACTGCTCTTTATCAAGAACTTCAATGCactgtgtgttttaatgagagaacatgtttattttaactcTCTTCCAGTAGCCCAGTcatttataggcctgtacaatattattcaatgtatgagtggggtcaagttaaacattttttgtattttattttatactgtgctaaatcaatattttttatatttttaattgatttattctttgaagcaataataataatgtacacaattgcaatgttttaatatttgtgaggttagtacacattcagagccataaatgcaatggtactaataatttgcataatcgTTTATTTCGGTG carries:
- the dtx2 gene encoding putative E3 ubiquitin-protein ligase DTX2 isoform X1, with protein sequence MRMAIVSGSCAQVNGSGPGPSMSGTVPQAQPMIAVWEWQDDRGSWRPYSGQVSAYIERCHRGPGPGATSIYLGQSDPSLSPYLIDIPSLKQFRQDTGTTRSVRRSLFAQSSGLGSGFYWEWANDEGGWTPYETRTSILLEHSYLARQGTADLGPHGYNYIVDLTSLAQVNKSTGFRRLVRRQCNLPYPLASSGPPTIPSGPACSCQQCLNHSSTGPMPSRSRYSFLSGSLNRPSLQATGRAAAAHPASVYSPYPRRPLSVGGMSWGNPWPLPASGSQIPAPVMSSSASANGLSIPSISVPLNGSTSVSSALAGMASILMSAVGLGVHFTSAPPPPPPPLPQQQQQQQHPATLCLPPPLLPPPSSSSSSVRRAKRQHRRASTQRPEDVIQRYMQVVAGVADEDCIICMDQLSNPSGYETPSSEGGALNVLPDAVGKFIKCGHTLHMLCMLAMYNNGTKDGSLQCPSCKTIYGEKTGTQPKGKMEIYSISQALPGHPDCGTIQIIYSIPPGIQGPEHPNPGQPYTCRGFPRFCFLPDNDKGRKVLELLKVAWMRRLIFIVGTSSTTGEPDTVVWNGIHHKTEMMSNLSGHGFPDPNYLDNVLSELASQGVSEDCLQPAGTAPNCS